In Lotus japonicus ecotype B-129 chromosome 5, LjGifu_v1.2, one genomic interval encodes:
- the LOC130721241 gene encoding uncharacterized protein LOC130721241, whose translation MVVWSYPPTARQLAVTGGVFVIGASLLSVGAYLSYVNVAPQQARAQARREAFRNYIRKKFGD comes from the coding sequence ATGGTGGTGTGGTCGTACCCGCCGACGGCAAGGCAATTGGCCGTCACCGGTGGCGTCTTTGTCATTGGCGCTTCGCTCCTCAGCGTGGGAGCTTACTTGTCGTACGTGAACGTTGCTCCTCAGCAGGCTCGCGCACAAGCTCGCCGCGAAGCTTTCAGAAATTATATCAGGAAGAAATTCGGTGACTGA